The sequence below is a genomic window from Plasmodium coatneyi strain Hackeri chromosome 13, complete sequence.
tTTGCATATCCACTACATTGCTGGCTTCTTCTGCAGGGTGAGCATATGCCGCGCCATGATATTCTGCACACGGCACAGCGACTTCAGCGAGGATATAGTGAAAACCATTTCGAATTATTTAACCGATCTGAAATACGACATGTTGAAAAAGGTACCAATGAGTGTTtgtaaaattgtaaaggagGCGTCTTTACTCCATTCATTTGGTTTTCTGGACGCACCGCAAGAGTGTTATAATGTACGTCATTCCCGCcacaccttttttatttgccacCCCCCCCGTTCAGATAAACCTGGTTTATTTGCTGTCGGACATTCTGTACAACTGCAGCAACCAGTTTTACTCGTCCTGGTCGTATCGGAAGCACATCGAAGAAGAGCTACCTCggatatttttccattttcgaaaaaatatcaaaaagTGCGATAGCAAAATAAAGGCAAAAATGTTCACAGATTCGattatgaacatttttgacATGTGGGATGTTTGGGCAATTTATAGCTCTATCTTTATGAACGGTTTGAAATGCCTTTTAACAAATAGGAAGTTAATTTATGTGAAGAATGAAACTCACGAGTCGGACTTTGAGGCGGACTTGGATGGAACAAAAATTGAATTTTTcgatgaaataaaaaggtatCCCTTAAATATGAGGAGAaatgcatatttatatttccaaaaagaggaaacacATTTAAATCGATTATGTGAACAAAGGGGTTTGTATTTTGACGACAGTttcgaaagaaaaaaaaaagtaaaatatttaatacTGTATGATGAATTCTGCAGTAATCTTAATAGTGCGTCGAACGAGATGGGAAATTTAAACGTAATGTTCCCCAGTGACGGAAAGAAGGTTCCTGCATTTATCAACGACACGAGTGATGCTGCTTTCCACGCAGAGGAGAGGAGTTTCAATCATGTCTATTGAAAGGGCAGTAACGGACAGCAGTGTTAGAaccgtttattttttttacattacaAATCTTATACAATGCGCATCATTTGCGTAGTAAAAGTTTGTAGGCACACACGAAGGTGTACGCCACACctttttggcatttttttttattttttttttttaccgtttCTGCGTTTATCTGtcatgtgtacatgtaggTATGGACATGTCCGAACGCATACGTAGCCAATATACTTGTTTTATGTTCCCTTCGTGTGTACCTTCACGCGTGAGCTTAATGTTTATGCCATTTTAGCAATACGTGTGGCCAAATTTGTTTTGCAAagtttacctttttttttatctttctgCACATAATTGTACTTATGcagtttttttcactttccatttcttttgtttatcctatttggaacaaaaaaataaagctgTTTTGGTTAAATAAAAACGTACCATTTATTATTTGATTAACAGTCGAAAAggatgttattattttttttttctacgcGATtgcgcaaaaaggggaaatgtgTTTATGGGAGATGAGCAATTGTTGCAACATCATTCACTCAGTAAAGATGAAGAACCATTTTGACGATAAATAAATGTGATATCGTTTAGATAAAAGAATTACAGAGtgatatttatatattacttttttttgccatgcTAGGAACATCGCAGCACAAACATGTACGTTTTTTTTAGTTGATAGGAAGAGTTGAAAAATGATTTTTTGAGTAGGTTATATTTTCCACGTGCAGTATCATTCTCCCCCTGCTTCCTTATGGGTTTTGCCTTTGATGCGCGTTTTAAGGGGCTTagcggaaaaaatacaagtgGCATACAGGAAGAATACTTTACACTATAAACATATGCGGTATGaatacatgtattttttttttttttaaagctgTGCAAAATATACTGCGTATGCTCCTTGAATTACTCGCTTGATTTTACCGTTTTGGCTaaccccattttttatgcaGCGTAAAAAGGGgcgtaaaaaagaagaaatagcCCCAcggaaattttcttttttttttaaaatcgtcAGGGCCGATTCTACGTTTTGGTCCCTTTTCAATATATAGGCGCATTCCGACAAAAcggaacaaaattttctacATAACGGGCAGAgcatgtatatgcatacaaaGCGGGCACGTTACATGTTAGGGAATATATCCTGCGTGCGTCATTAATTGGTGCATACAACTCTGCGGGAAGGCTAGCAAAAATTGGGAATACGCACAAAAAGCCTTTTCGCCATATCACCGTAAGGGCAATATTGCCCTTTACCACTTCAATCACCAGTGGGATGTTATGAAACTTAGCTCGGATTACGGCTTAAGCGTTTTtcagtaaatttttttaaccgcATATAATATACCGTTTTgtacacaaataaaaataataggTAATCATATGGCGCGTATAAGTAGAGGCGATGCCGCAGTGCAGGAGCTTACCGCgtataattatattattataattatgtacatttctttatttttttaaaaaagaagaatgttaaaaaaaatgattaaccgaatgaacgaaaattttttaagaaaaatataaaaattgcttccatttttatatttaaaaaaagcaaatgtaaacttttatttaatttcatttttctgtacaATTTTAATAAACAGAATTGAGaaaattaagaagaaaaagttttccattttataattttacaaaacgAGATCAGATCAgtatgcaaatttttataaatatccCGCATGATGACTCCTTATGTATTGAGTCATCCAACGTTGGTAGCATAAAGGATGTGAAGGAGAAGATATCTGAGTTGAAAGGTTAGCAGGAAGGATGTACAGCGATCGCAgtcgtttttttatttatttttgttccccccttGTGTGGGGTCCCTAGTTATGAgatgcttatttttttgtgtcacATATTTATCCCTCTACGTTTGTGTTAAGAACGCAGCTCAGTTCATATTTTGTGCTTGTGAAGATTGTACATGTGGTGTCATTTTATTGTGCGGCTGTTTTTTCTGACGCGCATGTGGAGTGCGGTCCAGGCTGCTGGCAGTGGCTCACCCTGAAGTGTACCACTCTGTACGTACGTATGCTTACATATTAACTgacacttttttcttttaacccAACAAAATTGTGTAGGTATCCCTTGTGAGGTCCAAAAGTTGTTCAAAAATGGCCGCCAATTGGAAGACGAAGAACTTATCGCACTGGATGAGACTGAATTTGTAAgttgaaaaaggagaagtaaATATAAATGGAGTAAAATGCGAATCTTCATTAAGTTATAGACGCGTTTGTGGATGACCGTGTAATGAGTGTCGATTTGTTGCATTCGTGGTACCTCCCCGAGTGAGAGACATCCCCTCAAGGTTTATGTTAAGAGCGTGATTAATTTGTTGCATATTTGTGGCATCCCTTTGGTGACCATTGCAAGGGAGTGTAAATAAGAAAGAGATAAGTAGAGACTTATTTCGTAGCTTAGTGTACGAATGAGTGAAGAGGCAACTGCTACATCGTTCCTGTGAATGCATGTGTTTAACTCGTGGGTAGAGGCACGTTTGTGCTGTATTGTGTGGACAGCCTTTTACGTGGTGAATTTTCCCACGAATGATCTGCCTCGATAATGtagaatttttattttttatgatgATAAAACATGTCAAAAAAGCAAGTAGGGACATGAgaatataaaatgtgttcgCGTTTATAGTAtctgaaaaaataaaaatgtacattatGCTGCTTATCATGTTTTTCTTGTGCGCAATATTTTGTTTAAGAGTGAGGGTTTAAATTTGCGTACAATTTCATTTGGCACTGCATTGAAGTGTTTTCCTTGAGGGAGAATCGATGCATGTTCTGCTTTATGTTATGCAGAGCGAGGAACAGTGTGCACTTTTCTTTCCGTGATGTACCATTTCATGCTTCACAAATTACTCATTTGCGTGCCCCCCCATTTTATCTCAATCACCTTCAGGAGTACACCATAGACTTAACATTCGGATTACTTGGTGGTggcaagaaaaagaaaaaaaaagtttacaaGAAacccaaaaaggagaaacataagaagaaaaaggtcaAATTGGCTGTCCTTAAGTTTTACAAAGTTGGAGACGATGGAAAAGTGTTCAGACTGAAAAAGCAGTGTGACAATTGTGCTCCTGGCACTTTGATGGCTGCTCATTTTAATAGGGACTACTGTGGAAGATGCCACCTCAccattatgaaaaaatagacCAACAAATATATCACATAGGCGTTGTTTAAAggccttttttaaaaatgccttttctctttttctttatcctttcattttccattttattttttcctttttttttttttttttttttcaactccaTATTTAAAGAACATGTGGTGAAAGGCTAAGAATTATGAATTAACAATGTTACAATTTAATTAGTTAAAGAATGCACTGCGTGCTTTTTCTGTCCGGTGATGTAAAATTAGCAGGGGCGAATGGACAAATGGAAGCAATGGCTTGTGGGCAATAATGCCTTCGCGATTTGTGAAGGCTTAACATCCCAGTgggtgtgtatacatatctGTTCCACATGTGGTGAAGCATGTTAAAAGTGGCCAACTTGACGCATTGCGTCCACTTTTATGCTAGTATTAAGGCAACCCTTCTTTTTGCCATAAAGGAGGACGCGTTAAAGTGTTCAAATGATGCTTGAATGGAAGGTAGAAAGGTAAAGGAACTTtcaaaaatggtgaaaaattttaaaggaaaaaattttcctctatGTGAAACATTTGACCATTCTCAATAAAGAACGGAAAAGCgctttgcaaatttttacttGCCCAATTTgagaaaagaacagaaaaaaaattgatgaaaaggtaaaagatgCTTTTGCAATTGTATgattaaaaaggagggagggaattttttttttttttttttttttattttccccatcaGGGAGCATACAAGGGTTGGAAATTTTGTGCCATTCGAATGTATATGTGGTACTCAAATGCGCTTACGCTTGTATGTAAAGCTTGCCGTGAGAAATACTGGCGAAGTTTTGCCATGTCATGCGGGCAgtgtttctttttgttaaaaaggaaaatacgaaaaaaGGGCATTTGCACgttccttaaaaaaggaagttgcttatatatatatatatatatatatatatatatatatatatatattttgtttagCGTTATgatgttttgtttttatatcgaaaaaagaataaattgaTGATAGTAGCAGAGTTGTCCCTATTCATTTTGGCAGGTAGTGATATGACGcaggaggaaatattttttaaaacgtcAGAAAACTGAATCAGGTTTTATAATGGCCAGAGTTTAGGAAGCAGCTGAAGAGCACAGGACTGCTTAGCAAGCTTATACACAATATATACGACTGACAACAATGGGCTATTCGAATAACCGTTGAATCCGCCACGTGTATGAAACGATTACATTTTAATGGAATGCTAACCGGGAGCCTGCGTGCGAAAAGATGAACTGAATTGCGCCTGACGTAGTACAAATTACACATAGACCAAAACTATGTGTATGCTTGTGTAAATGCCCGTGGATGGTCAATACAATTTACGCATACTTATGTCCGTGCGAAGGAACGCCTAAATGACAGATTACTGGGTGAGCACAAAGAAGCATTACTGCGAAACGTGCAACTGCTGGTTGTCTGGGCACAAggtgaacataaaaaatcaTGAAAAAAGCGCAAGGCATgttgaaaatttaaagaaagtGATCAGCGAATCGTttaagaggaaggaacaggaaacgaaagagaaagagtTGCTCGAAagggagttaaaaaaattagaaaatgtggaaaagaaaTTGCTGTCTGatttgaataaaaatgaggcaTCTCCACATCGACATGGTGACATCCGTTTGAACGTTTCTAATGCGCATTCCAACAGGAGGAGTGGTTATCGTAGCAGTAGCAATAATGAGCGAATTAACAGAAGTAGTATTGCCTGCAGTAGTAACGCAGGTAGCCATAAGAAGTGGGTTCCAATGATACATGAAGATACGGGTTGCTTAGTATTCTTCAATAGACTGAAAAACGAAATTGTGCATGAAAAGCCGGAAGATTTTTTGGAAGATTTCCCCGAACGTGAATCATTTGtggaacaaaatggatgGTACAAATATTTTGATTATAACTCTAACAATTTTTACTACTTCAATATATATAGCTCGAAAAGTATATGGGTGTATTCACTCAGCAGGATAAACAGCTTGATGGATTTTATCAATCGATGTGAACAGGCTGAAcagaataatataaaatgtgGTAATAACGCAGGAGTTGCAAGTTTCAGTATGGGTGCGGGCCCCGTGGTAAGTCAGCACCATCCTCATTTGGGTGGATCACCGTATTACGTGAATTACGCGCAAATGCTCAGCACGCACAGTTacaatgtatataatacCTACAATCCGTTAATCAATCAGGGAGGGGCCACGTTGCAGATGGGTGGAAatacagaagaaggaatgaatcaACAGGGAAGTAACAACGGCGATCGTAATATTTCTGCTGGTGATGGTAGTCGTGTGAACAGTTTTGCCCATTATGGTAAATTACACGATGCACCTCCAGGCAAGTGGACCGATGGGGTTggtgaaaatgaagaaagtggTGCAGAAGAAACGAACCCCCAAGGGGGTGATAATTGCCCAGGCGAAAACAATacaatgaaggaaggaaatccAAAGGAGAAGCCCCCATCTGAGATGAGCAAAAGCGAGTTTAAAAAGAGTAGTACACATtttgaagagaagaaaaaaaaggagaacattTCTTTATCgtttaagggggaaaaaacagatgGAACACCTCCGCATGGCAGGAAAgaggagaagggaaaaagtaacatggggaaggaggaccaaaatgtgcaaagcAATACCGTACAAGAGGACGATAGTGCTAAACCTGGCACATGGGAAGTGGTAGAAAATAATGATGTAGAGACAATTTCAAATGAACAtattgaacaaattttttacaacgtgaaatcgaaggaggaaattgaaaaggaaaaaattgcacagcTAGAGGAAGATATACGTTACGAATTTTCTgaatataatgaattttatataaaaaaaaaagaattggaaaatgaagaaatatatttaaacCAAGAATTCAAGTTCGTGGACAAACCTATATATAAGAAAGTCATTGACAAGAATCGTGACAAAAAGGTGGACTTTGCCAAACGGAGTATTAAGGgaatgaagaataaaaaaaaaatttcatagAGTAAGATAAGCgtgtatatgcatgtggtGAACCCAACAATGGGGGATCGCCTActctccattttgaaaaCTCTCCTAAATGTTCACAACTTTTTTGCCAATTTGAATGTGCCTATTGGTACAtaaatgtatgtgtgcaGATATGTCTGTACCGTTTGGACTGTCgtattttttcgtaaaatatgcttttctttttttttaacgttcCAACAAGTAGGTAGTTTCCCCACTCAAAGGGGGAGTTACCCAAAACGGGGCTTATTCCTGCACCTACGTTTtctacttatttttttttgttgttgttttgtgTTTATTAAAGTGGTAAATATGGGgtctttatatattttcttttaaattgcACGCAtgaatatgcacatgttgAAATTTTTAGTAATGTCATAATAATTaaacatttgaaaaaaaaacaaaaatgataaaattataaatgttcCCATGATTAGATCAAAGGGAATTGCAAAACGGTTTGAACCCTTTTAGTAGCGTAATGTACACACTTGGtgaagcataaaaaaggaagttgttatttcttttgAAACGTTACATTACACATCataggaagattgttagtgGGGGGTTGCGCTAGCACttcatgtgtgtgtagtACAAGCACATAAACGAAACGTCTTAGGGGAGTGTTGCCTGGGGAGGTGTGCTGAATTATAATACcgcaaaatataaaatgggaCAAATTTTGCGAGAGTGAGGGAGAAAGTTTGAGGCTGAATTTTTATGCAATACGTGTGGCGGCAAGCGGTTTAAGCAATGTACAGCGCATGGTCCGTAAATATtgcgcaaagaaaaaaattaaaaatataaatataaatgcatatccATCATgtacaatttaaaaaaatgag
It includes:
- a CDS encoding Ribosomal S27a; this encodes MQIFINIPHDDSLCIESSNVGSIKDVKEKISELKGIPCEVQKLFKNGRQLEDEELIALDETEFEYTIDLTFGLLGGGKKKKKKVYKKPKKEKHKKKKVKLAVLKFYKVGDDGKVFRLKKQCDNCAPGTLMAAHFNRDYCGRCHLTIMKK